The following nucleotide sequence is from Acidobacteriota bacterium.
GGCCTTGACGTCGATCCTCGAGCTGCCGCGCACCGAGGGACGCCTGCGTGCCGAAGGTTCGGTCCAGACTCTTTTGCGTCGCACACCACGGAAACTTCGCGGGCATTTTACAAAGGAGCCCTGACCGCTGCGGGCACGCGACCGCGAACATCATCCTTCGGGACCTTGGCGTGTCGTCCATGCAGCTCGATAATCCCGACCGCGGTTTCAGTCACCAAGGAGTCTGGCCCCCTCGACATGCGCAGGAATCGCTTCGCGTGGCGTGACGGCCGCGCAGGTCATCGCGCGCGAGACCGAAGAGTCATTGGCGGCCTTGCTGGATGAAAACGCAGAC
It contains:
- the mraW gene encoding 16S rRNA (cytosine(1402)-N(4))-methyltransferase, coding for MPKVRSRLFCVAHHGNFAGILQRSPDRCGHATANIILRDLGVSSMQLDNPDRGFSHQGVWPPRHAQESLRVA